Sequence from the Diadema setosum chromosome 18, eeDiaSeto1, whole genome shotgun sequence genome:
TCAAATGTATTAAGGTGATTTCCCACTCCATTGTTCAGCAGGACCATGGATGAAACATAAAACACGCTGGTTTTCAAGTTTGGACCAATCATGGAGACTGAGAGGCTCTCCCGCCCCCTCTTGTTTCCCTGTGCCGACCGCGTCAAGGTACCCCAAGTTGGCTCCGACGAAACGCGGATCAGGAGCCAGTTCACTTTCCTGTCACAGAGCCTTCCTCCGACACGCACACAGGATGTTCAGGGCAAACTCCAGGAGGATTACATCAAGAAGATCAGTACGGACATGCTCTTTAGCGAGGCAGTGATCCGCAAGCATGCAGCCCACACATTACCGTACAACAAAGCCGACTTGAAAGAAGCCTTTGATTCCAGTGGCGTTGTGAAGAAAAAGCCCATCAGAAAGATTGGCATTGTTGGGCGCCACAACCAGAGAGGATCTGAGAAGAAGCACGCACCGTGTCACATCACCACGGTGTCTGAGCACAGACTCAAGCCGCTGCAgcgcaaaaagaagaagataatacCGGACAGGGATGATGAGATTGTCTCAGAGGTAGGAACCGTGCTGAAGGGAAAAGAGACCTTCCTGACCCAGGCTCCCCAGGCCGATGAGGATGAGAACAACGAGGAGATTGAGGCAGTCTGGCACCAGGGGCCCAAGATGAGACCCAAGGAATCGGAGAACTGGGACTCCCATGTCCTGATGAACCTGAGCAAGGCCACAGCGAGGTGGATTGTCAACGAACGCACACCGCAGGGCCCTCAGAAGGACCGATTGGCGAAGCTCCTGAACGAAACATACGGTGAATCCTCGCAAGACGACACCTTGATACGGGACGATGTGAGCTTGAGTGAGCCAGGAACTACCGATCCCGAGCATAGGGCTGCCTCAAGGACCTCCAAGCAGCGCTCCTCAGCTGAGGTGGCCAGGGGTCGTGCGTCCAAGGAGcaggaaggagagaaagatgagcaagaagaggaagaagtcgATATGAATTCAAAACCCTTGGCGTCATTCTACCGTCTGCCAGGGGGTGGGGGTAAAGCTCAACGACATCTTGCCATTGATGCCCTAGGTGAGTGATCTGATGGATCTTAGCTCAAAGAATAACAAATTTGACATCACATCAATTACATTGCACAACATTACTACTCCTGTTCTGCAATGTTGCTGAAATTGATCacatatttgttgttttgtattctTATTGTTCAGGACACGTAATGTAAAAtgagaaatatttgcatgcattttaatcttgcaaatttcgcgagagccaagattcatggaattaaaatgcacatgaaagttcttgtctacactatacgcattgaatatTTGAGGcaacttgtgaaaatttcatgctgcaataaaggccgtcggctccaattcatgaaaatttcatgctgcgaaaatattgtgttttacagtatgcaaatTTCAGTTTCCATGAGGAGATTGCTTTTTAAACCCTTACACAGCACAAACATCAAAATTTGAATGAGTCTTGTTCAGAGGAGAATTGTCATCAAACTTCAGCAAGTGTGATTTTTGCTTTGAATAAGTGCTCTTTTTGAGAATGCAGTAGAGGGGTTTAGGGCTTTAGATTGAGAAAGAATCTAGCATCGTtttagaataataataatattgataatgataatataataataataatgatattgataataataataataataataataataataataataataataatattaacgataataataataataataataataataataataataataatgataataataataataattccatTTGTATGGCTACAAAATACAAACTAAAGGTGAATGAGTCAGGAATCTCCTTGCACTTTGGGCATTTTGTGTGAATGGAAGCTACTTGTAACATACATATATCATTCTGAGTATCAATAGAGCAAGAATAagatagtacattgtacatgtacctaatTGGATTTCTTCACACGCGCAGGTGCAATCAACTCAACGGCCAAGGACATACAGGTATTTCGTCGAAAACCAAAGCCACCTCCGACCCTCAAAGACGTGATGAACCCGGCCATAGGAGACAAGATGCTAGATACGCAAAACCAATATCAGCAGGAATGGCTGTTGGGTATGTTTCTCCATATAATGCTGGGTTACATTGAGTTTAGGgcattttcatatatatactAGTGAATGGCAAGTTCTTTAACTGTGTCACACTTCAGTCATAGCTTCTTCAAATTTTGActttaaacaaaacatttggAATGTTCCCACATCTCCAAGTTTCATGGAACAGTGAGGCACACGTGGTGTACAACCCGGAAAATTTTTGTGTAACTGCAAGCCCATAATTGTATGAAAGTATTCCCTGGCTGTCTTTCCAAACTGTATTGAAAATgcaatctttcttcttctttttttccttgccTCTTCCTTTCTACCAAAACCCAAACTGATGATGAAAGGTGCCAAGGTGATCCACCAGCCTGGCTTGAATAAACTCAGTCTGGATTCGGGGAATGTTTACCAGCTCTCCACCCAGACAAGCTTCCCACAGGACCCCCAGCTGTGGCACACGGAGggtagaaagaagaagaagaagaagaaaagtgggAAAGAGggacagaagaagaagacggaACTGCCACGCCACGGCTACAAAAAGTGGAACAAGCTTCCAGAACCACTGCAGGTGAGATTAcattttctgcttcttcttcttccacttGTAGTGTATCCTACAGGGTCTGAAGATCAATCACACTGCAGACTGGTGCCCACACAGTAATCCAACTATGAGCGCTGACTTAGGATCTTAGTGCATGCATTTGCGGTGAGGTGCagttaaaaatacattgtaggacTGCTTGCTACAGAGTGACTTCCCTTAATACCAACTGAGAGGCATCAAGTGATGGGAAGTCAGCTGGATCCTCCTTTGGTGCATTCCATTCTCTGCTTGCGCGTGGGAAGAAGGAGGAAGCCAGAACCTGGGAAGTGCATACTGGGGTCCTCAAGCGGCATGTGTGGCCCCTGATGATTGAAGTTGAGGCTGTAAGATGGCCATCCCATTTAATGTCAACCAGATCAAAGTGGATTCTGTACAGCGTTGCCAGACGGATCTGCTGGTGTTTTCTTTGAATTGTGGGCCACTTGAGCTCCCTCAGCATTGTTGAAATACTTACAGTAATTTGGCACTGTTTTGTTGCACCACTTTGCTCCTTTAGGtcacagaaatacatgtaaatatcatCATGCTGTCTTTCAttcctttgctttttttaaagtatttctGTCTTGTTGATCTACGGGAGaaggagaaaatatgaatatataattatagaaATTTTTATTCCTTTaatttttgcatacattttttttttcttgcattgaGACAAAGAGGTGGAAACTTGCCTTTGAAATGGCGATATTACCAGGTAATTGCCAACACTGACATCAGAGCTATCATGTCAACTATATTTCCAGTTGacgtacataaaaaaaaaagagaagagccTCTATATTGTAAGGGGAATAAATCAACACAGTGCAGCGTAATTTGCTGTTAGGGGTGTATTAGTTTAAGTTTTTGTCCTTTGCCATGttggtattttgttgttgttgtgacagACAGGTATAAATATCACTTCTGTCACCCTCACCCAAACATCCACTGTTAATGTCTTCTTTTCTAACCTAggaagatacaatgatatgtttgGCCATAATGTATAAAGTGGTATTTTGTTGTGCGTTTCGTTTGTAGGAGGAGCTGATGGACATCCATGAAGCTGGGTACGACCCCGAGGCGCACAGAGAGCCAGATCCCAGCACTTTGAAGAGGCACAGGGAAAACCCCTCCTTGGTTCAGCTAGGTGTGTCTTCTTCTCTCCCATGTCTGCAACTTGTTCACATTTctattacagtggactcccgttataacgaagtcctcgggaccggcaattttctttcgttatatcgaaatttcgtcataaccgaatgaataaacaataaaaatacgtAGATTTGACAATGTTGCGGACCtaaattttacttcgttgtaaccggaatttcgttataaccgtgttcattataacgggagtgcactgtactcctgggccattctcagattaagtgttcaattccatgtgagtaaaactgaaaaatcaaccacaaagtaatacattcaaagatgtgttttcggaaacttcaaaaccggtcaaatgcgaaacaaaaagtggaacattctaaatgatggccattcattgagtaaaaatgaattgaaatagagcatcatatatgatttttgatcaccaatcagatacgttaccgcaaatttacatgttgtaatggactcctaactctgaattaaatttattgttttgatccaatttctgtttaggaaaagacatctgtccccctaaagatattggggtttttcaagaagtaaagatgttgtcatcccttgctaattggtagaaattatttctgtgtggtaggttgaaatatgctttttgctgaaatgaaatataaccttaagattcactttgtatttttagcaaatttcgcttaaaaataaagtttcgaatcccacaaatcatgcaaagggaacgatccaATTTGGAATttcacaggaaacaaatatgaattgctttcctaGGGAAATAACTATTAAAAAACATCGAATCACCTTTGGTAAtgtatctggtaaaatataagtaataattttagttgtgtatgaattaataaatatcacctgtttaattatttacctcatgaattgatgtaaaaatgaatgatgtaagcccaaattaaccattttaaacattgtacgtaatatttaaactatcaaatgtagtggaaaagagccctaaatgtgaaagctgatttcttcattcacagaatattctcatcttacgtctgaatgtatttatccatctgactataaatattcattaagttttgatggataatgcaaacaaggtttaaaaaatatattttgcaggcatttagaaggaagtaggtacagtctctatgaactcgatatgctaaacagttgtttgacctatggtaacgtatttggctcatcccttttaatgaaaatgaataaatgattgttcgacttatcaatgaatcttgagtagttcttcatatgttgaaaaacacttgaataaatatgcaatagaacactgaaacttttctcggaagcgtttcataaactactttttactctttcaaagtttggtaacgtatctggcgtaccgtaaatgaatctgtcggtgaagttacaaagcaatttctactgaatattcttcatttcaatataactttaattttttatagaagcgtcattctatgcagaattgttttatgaacactttgttttacataacattatttgccaccgtgggtgccctgaattatacgtaacgtatctgttaaatctgaaaagcaaaaaactgatatgctgaatcttagcttcgtcctgtaaaataaacgttcaaagttgttccatagaatatgaaagtgactgggttttatagaatagaacgttggagtttatgagcacacaacgatttgtttgtaaaaacatttacaatttcttttcagcattttgattatgtggtaacgtatctgtcggaaaacttggcattaagttgtgagacactgacgcagcaagaaaaatcatgtggaagtgttgatcttttcacctctctgtccttttggtgtaagaatataatcctgaggtccaacaaaacgaagcatgtaatgtgtagggatgaattttgaccagatttgatccccagaaagcacaagaccaatcatcaaaattcggtcacgtatctggggtaacgtatctgtggtaacgtatatggtcgatcatattattatgagagcgatatctaccaaatatttctcacttgtactaaactttaatgttgaatcgatgcgtcattccgaggagtaatgtataatatataatttgtctgacattgcaatatccgtcgcagtgggtggcgtgaaaagtatgtcacgtatctgtccaaataaaagtgtagaaaaccgatatttgaaacattgtaccgtattctcaaaaaagagctgttgcacaaaaaatctaagtacttgccatgtatgaagtatatcctcagggtttcatatacacagggtcattgcatagtcttgttattttcgcaatgctgtaacacgaaagaaactggtaacgtatctggcggtgaatttggcgacaggtttcaaaaggctataaaaaaagacgtcaataaaaattttggaactttttgagtattgtgattagcacatatgatatgctcatcgtccatgaaaataatatttggaaagtgtgtttgtggacggagaggagcaataaaacataattctgaaatagccggcgacactgcgttttgggggtcttaacgaagtttaacagcaaaattttatacaaaaaggcagacaaccgcatttgatcttgtttatttttaacaaataaagtcctcgtgatatattataaacatttaaatagtatctaataggtttcagggaaccgcaaactgtcatggaatgtcggcgacaccaaaattccgtatttgaacgcttttactgagaatgggcctcCTAAATGTAGGATGTGTATTAGCTGCATGTTTCATACCAGTACAGGCATTGCAGAGTCATTTCTGTATGTCTGTATGGCCAACGTAAAGTAGATTGAATGGGTTGCAATCTAACAAATGAATTCATCCCAGTTATCAAAATgattatacagtgtagttgtGATGTAGTTTAGTTTTAGTTAGTGAATGATCATTCAGTGTGTTGTTTTATATCCATCTGCACCGTAACCTGCACTGGATTAGTGAATCGCTCAATATTGCATAGTCAGATAGAGTacctatacacacaaacattgcaAAATCATTCCTAACTCATGTaattaaaaaaagtacaattttgaaagaatgaaaattatgTGTTAATTCTCCTCAGTCGATGAGTGGAGAACCAAGTGGCACATGGGCAGCAAGTGGTATGACAGCTCCATCAACGACCTCAGCAAGGACATGGAGGACATCAACGAGCACGTGCGCCTGCAGGCCATAGCAACCATCGCTAGGGCGGCGACCTTCAGGCCGCCCGATGATCCGGGAAGTGTGCCCATCACAGGTGAGCATGTGCTATCAAGTGTCCTGGCTTCTGACCCCTTTTGAGATCGTGAGTGTGGCTGACACCAATCATTTTGGATGCTGCAGGACTCTGCTCCCATTGATGACGCGTTTATCACTTCTTTTAGCATTGCACCACTTACCCCCTATTCAGTGTGATTATCAATGCTCATGACAATGATAGATAACCTggaaaaccagaaatgtttgcatttatgaatctttctcaaattttgcaaggagccaaggtttgcaaaagtaaaatgcatgttaGAGTTTTTGTGTACATAATGAATTGGATGCAAGTTGCAGTTtgtaaaaatttcatttcattttaaaaaaggCTATCGcctccaattcacaaaagtttcatgctgtgaatgttTCTGGTCTTCCAGTGATGGCTTGTTTACAGCTTAATATGATATTTGTTGTCTTCTCAGTATGGATTTTAAAGCTAAGTTTTGTTCTGTCAgtgcttattaaatgttctatGTTATTGCTCTTGGGAAattataattttgtgtgtgtttgtgtgtgtgtttgtgtttttgagaATTATAACTTGAGACAGACGCCATCCTTGACTGTGGTGTCAAAGTTGCACGATGCATCAGCCCTCACCTAATTTTCTTCCGTCGTGCTGACAGGCAAAAGCAAGGGCAAAAGCAAACTGACGGGCCTCTTCAGCAAGGTGGAGAAAGACATGAATTCACACGGCGTCCTGCCCCAGAAGCTCCTACAGTGTGTGGAGAAGGCCCTCTTTGACCCCAGTCCCAGGGTGTGTGTCACGGCGGCTATCGCCCTCTACACGCTCAACAGACCCAATGAAGAGGTGAGTCAGATGCGTCAGTCAGTCACCtggttcattttgtttgtttatgttttgttttttttattagggGGGTAAATCTTCGTAAAAACAATGGCACACTAGTGTCAAATTTTACAGATGTCACTGGTATATTTAGATCAATCGTCACCATGCATCAATGGCCCATTGAATAGCCACTATATTTTTGTGTCCATTACGTCCTTTGTTTCGGTACACTAGTAGTAAATTTCTACGGATGCGTGGGCTCCACTTTTAGATGTTAATGGTTCTGTGTTATTGACAAACAACCATAGCAGTGGTCGTTTGATGTCCAATGGAGGACATATGTGATCATGTTCCTTCCTTTTCTTTAAATGTATCGCCATCTGCATAATTTTTAATCTATTTTActgtttcttctctttctgtATGTTGCATGCCCACTTTTTATTTCCTAAATGAAGGAGAAACAAGTAAAATATCTGTTCATATTAGTTATAGAAAGTTCTTCTGTGTTGTACAAGAAAACATGTCAGAAAATGCAAAGGATCCATTGGGCTGCACTAACAGTTCAACATATTCAAAACTGTATCTCAATTTTAGCTGAACTCTTTGTAGTATATAGTTTTGCTGTACTGATGTAGATGATTTAATTTGCTTCTCGCTGTTTTCTCGTGCATGCAGTCTATTTACTTTATCGACTCTTTCACAATATTGCTTTCATGATTTGTGGACGTGTAGCCCCCTTACGAACAGGTAAGATGTGAAAATGTGCTCTTTGCTGTTGGGAACAAACCATTCTCACCATATCTTGTGCTGTGCTAATCGACTCAAACCTATGGTGTCTCATTTTCACAACTCTCTAACACACGGAACTGTCAGCTCAAAATTACTTGTATTAGTCATCTCTGTCCAATAACTAATATCAAATGGTCACTTCTATTTGTCCAAACTGACCCTGAGTTAACCTGTGTATGTATCTGCTTATGAGTCAGATAGCCATACTAGGGTATGTTGCACTTTTTCATGCAATGCGgataatatgaaaaacaaacaaacaaatgaattgttttcttttttaataaacaTATTTTGTGATTCATTGATGTTGGATAAAATCAGTCAATGATGATTTTAAATATGCTTTTTAGTTTGCAAACCAAAACACTCCTCATTGATGAAGTTTCTACATGTAACAATGATATGACTTGACAACTATTATAAATGCAAACACACAACAAGTACTTATATGTCTCAAGAGATGTCTTTGTATGCAAACAGATGACCAATAATCTACGCACAGGTCTCCTGTAACCATAATCTCAGTAGGATTCAAACTTTAATCATGCTGCTGCCTATATGAACATATTTCTCTCGATCTATGCATGTACTCTCTGAAATAGAAACCATGCAAATATAAAATTCGAACATATATGAAAAATCATGCAGAGCATATTATtttctatagaaaaaaaaaaactttttttttctgtctttacaaTAAACAGCATTTAAAAATTCCTCTTGCAACCATATTTCTTGATATGTACATTTAAAGACTGATTCTCAAGGTGTGTTTCCTCGTTTGGTTTTCATTCCTTTTCTGCAGAGGTATTTTAAAGTATTAAGCATTTCATTCCTCTACAGATATTTATATAAAGTAAATTTGATAAGAAAGCAACACAAATGAAGCAGACACCTTTAACCCATTCATTATGTCTGCTTGCGACAAGTTAAACAGTCATCTCTTTCAGGAGCCAATGCTTAGCTTACTTTGAAACTTcacaaattattttcaaatcCAATCTGTGAGCATGTAATGCTTTCTTCTCAATAATACCCCATGTCCACATTTAATAGATTCAAAGATGAGCCTTACAAATCAGTGATGTCTCCCGTCATCTATTTTGGTTCACCTAATTAATCACATACatcactgaaaacaaacaatgtattGCCCTTACACAGCAACATCACAAATGCAAACAGCCTTGCATGTTTTTGGAACTACTATACAGTTTAGGAAACAACATGTAATACACTATTATGTCATTATGCTTCATttaagacaaacaaacaagcatttgattttaataAGAGTAATTGCCTATACTGCTGGTGGAAATGCATCATTAACAGAAATGTCATAACCATGTGACTATGTCAGTTTGAATGTtccttgtgtttttgttttaaatatcaAAGAAAGATATCAGTACAAATATTACTAACATGTCTGAGCCATACATTTTTGCACAGTGTAATTTCAAGTGTATTTGCACCCGTTTACAGACTAAATGATTAATGCCGATTGCCATTGGTTTGTGTGATATTCTTACATTGTACTTGGCTTGAAAGAGATCACAATGCTTCCATAGAAGCAGGTATTGGTAGACCAATCTAAAGATCAGATAAGAGCAAGAGAAATAAGAGACCTGAGAAGAGTAAGATCTTGATGCTATCTGCTGTGGTACGTATCTCTCGAGCCACCTTTAGTGCCGGAACGCACAAAATGATGTTCTTGAGTGTTGTTGGTCCGCCTTCCATTATGGGATGCAGAGTGATGTTCTTGCATAGAAAAGATGGCAGTCTATCACATGTAAGTTAAATTGGGTGTGGGAGTTGTAGGGTTATAATCAGTGAGTGGTGTTCTTTAAAGGGAGGATATAGTTTTGGTGAGTGGTGTTCTTTAAAGGGAGGgtattgttttggttgagatatgtattcaggttttaaccttttatgagataattagaaactacttatatgaaatattaaagagcatacaattggtctaagaggaattcaaagtttattcgatgaaagttggttttgaactggctgagatatccagaaacaaggAGGTTCTGATATCAATAAAAGGTGGTTCCCACTCCCAACTTTTATGAGGACcagtttgttttactttgtgttttgaTACCTCTAGCCATTTCAAagtggattttcatcaaataaactttgaattcctcttcgaattGTATGTCTttgatttctaattatcttgcaaaaagttgaaatgtAAATCCCcttctcaaccaatactataccatccctttaatcacaAGGTGGGAGGTGCAATGCAAGTAATAAGGTGTGATGCAAACTGGGGTCCTTGAGCTAACTCATTTACCTTCTGTCATAGGGCGCAAGTTGGCCGGCGTTCCGttacctgggccctgttgcataagttgagatcaaacataAGTTAGAAATTCGGTAAACGTAAGTCTCTCAGTACTCAATTGCGACTGGCTGATATCTGACTTAAGTTTGATTTTCTTACTTTGCATCCTTTTACGCAGCAGGGTCCTGTTTCACGAGGCATGGGGTTTTGTGGTGGTTTTTTGTCTTGATATGCTATGATGCCACTTTTCACTTGTGTGATCAGGCGCAGAGTGATGTTTATGAGCTAGTTTTTGAAGCGTATGATGTAAGTCTGTAGGGTGTCAGAAGGTATTAATTCTAGAAGCACTTGAGCCACTTCTAGTGCAGTGTGCACAGCTAGTGGTCTTGAGCCAGTCTGATCACTCCTACTCAAAGGTCTGAATTCATGAAGGCAATGTGGGAAATCTACCGGTAGGTATAAAAACAGATGTGCCTCGCATATGTGCATGCTGGCACACGTTCATTGATGGAACGCGATTCTCGGGTTTTAGACTAGTGCTCTGGATCCATTTCAACCAACCTTCAGTCACAAGGTGCAGAGTTGGTCCCCCGTGAGTCGTAGGGTGCAGAATGGTGTTTCGAGCTCAACTCAACTTAAACTCGAGTCTACCAAGAGAGAACCTAGAGTTCTTCAGCTACTTGATGATGTTCAGGAGTCATAGAGTTTCATGGAACATATAAACTGCACTAGAAAACAAATAACAGTTCCatgtggtcttttttttttgacatcctTGTCTCTCTTTCTAAACCATTTCAAGGCAACAACCATGCAACtaatcctttctttttttgtataggTGTACCTTTGTTGTATCCCTAATATCtatatttgtgaaattgaatatatataatGCCGTATCTCCACCCATTTGACCTGCATTTATCAAAGATTCCCAATAAATTTGTGCCTGTGcctgtatgcatgtgtgtatccGACATATCATTGATTGTATTTGGTTGTAAAAAAGTGCATACTAATACTACTGTTTTTTGAACTCATAAAAAGCAACAAACATCAGGGAAAGAAtcaatgacaacaaaacaaaacaaagattatCCCCTAATGTTGACCTGTTGCTGCAAGCAtcgaccaccccccccccccaaaaaaaaaaaaaaaaaaaaaatgcgggcAGAATAGGATGTTCATTGACTGGCTGCAACAATCTTTTGCATGCAAATCATGTGATTCTTCATTTCATTATCTGTCAGACAGACTTAGAAAAACCCTTTGTTGCTTATGTCCAATGACCTATGTCATAGCACAGAAAATCCAGCAGCTTACAATGTAACTATTGTACCTGAAAATGCTATGCCTTTGCTGCTATGTGTATGCTATGTATATTAGTCAACTGATTTCATCCCTGTTAGAGAACATGGTTGTTGCTTGGCAACTGTGTCatggtgatattttgaaataaatgttTGCCAGTATGTGAGGTCTTCTTGATTCaaaattcttcttcttgtgtCTGCATTGTTTCACAAGTCTCCCATAACTGCAACATATTTCCTGTAATCAACTTTCAGTATTCTTTAATTgcatcctttttctttctctctttgttagGCTCGAAAGCTGTTGAAAGGGGTGATCAAAGACGGGAGCGCACCTGAGCGCTGGGCCGCTGCGCAGTGCCTGGCACACGCTGGCGTCTGCGACTCCTTTGTTGTGGGCGAGCTGGTCAAGCAGCTATTCGACAGCGAGAACATGGTCAAGCACGAACAGTGCGTGAGACTGCTGACCAACCTGAGCCGCGGGTCATCCATCGTCCACTCGATGATCGCCGAGCAACTGAACAGCACCAGCTGGAGGCACCGCATCATCGCCTGTCGGGTGCTACCACGCCTATATGGCACCATCAATAAGGTATTTTCCTCTATTGTAATCACCACCATTTTACCAGCCATTCTTGAGGTCAACACagaccccccctttttttttagctgGCAGTACATACTGAGGGAGCGCTGTACATGATTTTATGtgtattgtcatttttatgGATACATGTTCTTTGATACATCATTTTCGTACTCCCTGATAAGCAC
This genomic interval carries:
- the LOC140241643 gene encoding HEAT repeat-containing protein 4-like isoform X1, which encodes METERLSRPLLFPCADRVKVPQVGSDETRIRSQFTFLSQSLPPTRTQDVQGKLQEDYIKKISTDMLFSEAVIRKHAAHTLPYNKADLKEAFDSSGVVKKKPIRKIGIVGRHNQRGSEKKHAPCHITTVSEHRLKPLQRKKKKIIPDRDDEIVSEVGTVLKGKETFLTQAPQADEDENNEEIEAVWHQGPKMRPKESENWDSHVLMNLSKATARWIVNERTPQGPQKDRLAKLLNETYGESSQDDTLIRDDVSLSEPGTTDPEHRAASRTSKQRSSAEVARGRASKEQEGEKDEQEEEEVDMNSKPLASFYRLPGGGGKAQRHLAIDALGAINSTAKDIQVFRRKPKPPPTLKDVMNPAIGDKMLDTQNQYQQEWLLGAKVIHQPGLNKLSLDSGNVYQLSTQTSFPQDPQLWHTEGRKKKKKKKSGKEGQKKKTELPRHGYKKWNKLPEPLQEELMDIHEAGYDPEAHREPDPSTLKRHRENPSLVQLVDEWRTKWHMGSKWYDSSINDLSKDMEDINEHVRLQAIATIARAATFRPPDDPGSVPITGKSKGKSKLTGLFSKVEKDMNSHGVLPQKLLQCVEKALFDPSPRVCVTAAIALYTLNRPNEEPPYEQARKLLKGVIKDGSAPERWAAAQCLAHAGVCDSFVVGELVKQLFDSENMVKHEQCVRLLTNLSRGSSIVHSMIAEQLNSTSWRHRIIACRVLPRLYGTINKDITHKLSDLMWNDWHREVRKTAAQTLGRTGHGKDVHDDLRDRLLNGSERDRIDALHKIGHLGIMTARLLPSYLKCFDDAYIAVRIATTETASKLSIKDPDVLNKLLFLTEFDSNWKVKAHALKALGDIGECNQHIKSAVLWALRFESEAGVRAEACRTMVKLKMKDDEIPPMLQEKLLVEPDETVREQLAIALESFGVSPTGDMEMVQQIKDEVRRLCTRYNIAAKIALNEEREEMAVQHRRYFDTSPAPSELVNSEVCHRSESVTRPSTKHSTRTVTPSVHISIDDDPYSTDTPEMDLPSTRGSAVATDLMGNRLSPGPQSRPPSQPGSQSAQGIVGTTGTPVGAGKITPVGRNSSAGRNSSAGRRTPEEKLNKLIEVYEGTASMREYQEYVRPENDSGDSRRKLTQIPEAPTEEIEVDGRDDDASGGGGGEESETQSSAVPQSRLDDATMETVDVPASGEVIIPYPPIQRHRSITKKAPETAVDHAQDDQDEEYEAYDDDLEDDEEEELQKSILRPTPDPESRAPSN
- the LOC140241643 gene encoding HEAT repeat-containing protein 4-like isoform X2; this encodes METERLSRPLLFPCADRVKVPQVGSDETRIRSQFTFLSQSLPPTRTQDVQGKLQEDYIKKISTDMLFSEAVIRKHAAHTLPYNKADLKEAFDSSGVVKKKPIRKIGIVGRHNQRGSEKKHAPCHITTVSEHRLKPLQRKKKKIIPDRDDEIVSEVGTVLKGKETFLTQAPQADEDENNEEIEAVWHQGPKMRPKESENWDSHVLMNLSKATARWIVNERTPQGPQKDRLAKLLNETYGESSQDDTLIRDDVSLSEPGTTDPEHRAASRTSKQRSSAEVARGRASKEQEGEKDEQEEEEVDMNSKPLASFYRLPGGGGKAQRHLAIDALGAINSTAKDIQVFRRKPKPPPTLKDVMNPAIGDKMLDTQNQYQQEWLLGAKVIHQPGLNKLSLDSGNVYQLSTQTSFPQDPQLWHTEGRKKKKKKKSGKEGQKKKTELPRHGYKKWNKLPEPLQEELMDIHEAGYDPEAHREPDPSTLKRHRENPSLVQLVDEWRTKWHMGSKWYDSSINDLSKDMEDINEHVRLQAIATIARAATFRPPDDPGSVPITGKSKGKSKLTGLFSKVEKDMNSHGVLPQKLLQCVEKALFDPSPRVCVTAAIALYTLNRPNEEARKLLKGVIKDGSAPERWAAAQCLAHAGVCDSFVVGELVKQLFDSENMVKHEQCVRLLTNLSRGSSIVHSMIAEQLNSTSWRHRIIACRVLPRLYGTINKDITHKLSDLMWNDWHREVRKTAAQTLGRTGHGKDVHDDLRDRLLNGSERDRIDALHKIGHLGIMTARLLPSYLKCFDDAYIAVRIATTETASKLSIKDPDVLNKLLFLTEFDSNWKVKAHALKALGDIGECNQHIKSAVLWALRFESEAGVRAEACRTMVKLKMKDDEIPPMLQEKLLVEPDETVREQLAIALESFGVSPTGDMEMVQQIKDEVRRLCTRYNIAAKIALNEEREEMAVQHRRYFDTSPAPSELVNSEVCHRSESVTRPSTKHSTRTVTPSVHISIDDDPYSTDTPEMDLPSTRGSAVATDLMGNRLSPGPQSRPPSQPGSQSAQGIVGTTGTPVGAGKITPVGRNSSAGRNSSAGRRTPEEKLNKLIEVYEGTASMREYQEYVRPENDSGDSRRKLTQIPEAPTEEIEVDGRDDDASGGGGGEESETQSSAVPQSRLDDATMETVDVPASGEVIIPYPPIQRHRSITKKAPETAVDHAQDDQDEEYEAYDDDLEDDEEEELQKSILRPTPDPESRAPSN